The genomic segment CTACTATCATACTTTCTTCTATCGAATAGACGAACAAGGGCGTATTGTCCGCTTAAGAAAAGGGAAAATTGTACCTTATAAATATAACCATTCTAACCATGTCTACGACTCATATCTTAAAGCAGCACATAAACGCTTTGCATTACAATTCACTCCCTATTCAGAAAGGCACATGAAATAGTTAGAAGAAACAGAAAAAGAGCCCCAAAAAATCATTATATTTAGGGGATAGCAAAAAAAAATTATATGGATTTATAGAATAATCCAAATTTTATTAGTAGTTTTGCAAACGATAAGAGTTGTTTGACAAGCAATCCTATGCACATTGCAGAAAATAGCACTGTTGCCAAATCATTAACTCCATTGAGGTGAAACACTCATAAATCGCTCATTTTAAGCTATTCTGCAGATTTTAGCGTAATTTTCTATAAAAAATACCACTTTTTTCAACCTTTTTTTCCCGAATCCCTGCAAATCGCACAAATCGCATAGTTGGGGGTTCGGGAATGTTGTACCTTTGTATCGTCAATCAGAGAGGTTGATGCAGCAACGGTCTCAGCGGAGACACAGACTGCTTTTTACTAAAACTAAATTTTTAAAAGTATGATTCTCATCAAATTAGCGAAGAACAAGAACAAGACTATCAAGGAAGCGTATGGCAAGTATTATGCGCGACCAGTAGTAACAGAAACCATCGGTATCGATGAACTCGCCGAACACATGGCGAGCCACAACACCCCGTTCTCGAAGGGTGCCATCAAGGGCCTTCTCACCGATATGGTGAGCTGCGTGAAGGAGCTCGTGCTCCAGAACAAGGCTGTGAAGATAGACAACCTCGCCATCTTCTCCATCGGCATCATCAACAAGATGGGAGCCGCCAGCATCAAGGAGTGGAGCCTCGCCAAGTTTGTAGAAGGCTACCGCCTCAGAGCCCGTGCTACCGGCAAGCTCAGCAACACCCAGCTCTCTCTCGATGCCAACGCCAAGAACGCCATGGATCTCCTCAACTCTAGCGAGAGCGCTGCAGGCGACACCACCACTGGCGATACCACACAGGGCGGCGGAACCACTGCGGGCGGCGGAACATCACAAGGCGGTACATCACAAGGCGGCAGCACCGACGGAACAGGCGACAACGGAGACGGTCTGGAGTAGTGATCCGTCTCTCAAATATGCGAAACGACAGAAGAAGGAAGGAGTGAACTGACCGGCGACAGGGATATTCCGAAGGCACAAAGCGGCTGGTTTTCATCCTGACGATTACGGATAAACAGCAAATCATAATGACCCAAGAACCTGCCTTTTACGGGTATCCGGGCTGGCAGTTACTCCCCCGCCCTTCTTCTTCCAGAAACGCTTACTGAAACTAAATTCCAACCACTAAAACAAGCATGTGACTATCATTATCCACTTAGTATTAATCATTAAAAAACAAAGCAAAATGAAAAAAGTAAATTGGAAAACCATCATCAATTTCCTCATCACGGTATTAACAGCTGTAGCCAGCTCATTCTGTGTACAGAACTGCTAAAAAAGGGAGGTTGCCATGACACAGAAACATCGTAGCATTTCACTCATCGTGATTCACTGTTCTGCCACGAGAGTGACACAGGATTTCACATTCGAGCAGTTGGAGGCCTGCCATCTTGCCCGCGGTTTCAAGAGTATCGGATATCATTATTACATCACGAAGGATGGTGTGGTATATCCGGGTCGCCCGGAATCAGAGGTAGGAGCCCATGCCCGTCATTACAATGCCCACAGCATCGGCATCTGTTATGAGGGAGGTCTCGACAAGAACGGCAAGTCTGCCGATACGCGCACTCCAGCCCAGAATCAGGCTCTGTATTCGCTTCTGGAGAGCCTCTGCCTCTCCTATCCTGATGCAGAGATACTGGGCCACCGCGATTTGCCGAACGTTCACAAAGACTGTCCGTCGTTTGATGTCAAGCGATGGCTGAAGCAGGTAGATTTCCACATCTAGCCGAAGCCAGAGGATATAGATGTCTATACTTAGAAAATTACTAAAAAAGGGTGTGTCATGCAGTTATGACACACCCTTTTTCTGTTTTAAGAACATAAACGCAGACTCGTAAGTCAGCTAGGCGTATTAGAAAGAAACTCATCAACAAAAGACTGGGGAGTCATTATTTTGATTCGTTTATTATCTGAGACACCAACGAAGTCTTTAACATTGATAGTCAACAAAATGTCAGCACCACAATTAATAGCCGCCTGATATTGATAACTATCTTCTAAATCTCTAAAGTTTTCATCCTCTACTCCTTGTTTCAGTCCAAATCTTGAAGCAGACGAAATTTGGAAAGTGTCAAGAATGCGGAGCAGAATTTTCCTTTCCTGTACTAAACGTTCAGGATTGTAGATACTCATTCTTCGTAATTGTTTATCCACGAGAAAAGTGATGGTGTAGAATCCTCCTTCAGACAAGAACAAAGTATGACTAGTAGATGCCAAGGTAAGAATTTTAGCCACAGCATCAAACAGAAGTCTTTTTTCTAAAAATTCCGTTATAATATTGGTATCACAAAAGATTTTCATATCCCATATTTTTCTTCCAGATACTCATCACGCAGTTCTTTATCACTTTTATCTGAAGCGAACATGCCGCCCATTTCTTCCCAACTGAACATTTTTGACTCAGCAGGAGCTTTCATATCTTCCTTTTCAGATATATCAACAACAATTTTTTGCAGGATTTTATTTACCCAATCCTCAATATTAAGTTTATCTTTTCTTGCAAAGATTGCCGCTTTGTCATATACATCTGGTCTTAATGTAATTGTTGCCATAATAATCTTTTTCTATTTAGCAATTGCAAAACTACATTTTTTTATTGAAAGTGCCAAATGAATTTGAAAAAAAATGCATTATTTTACTTTTTTTCCTCATATAACGGAATTTTTCCCGAATCCCTGCTAATCGTACAAATCTCTCAAATATACGCAACGACAGAAGAAAAATAAGTGTTATTCATAGAAAATTACCAAAAAAGGGTGTGTCATGCAGTTATGACACACCCTTTTTCTGTTTATCTATTTCTTCTTCGGCAAACCTATCTTCTTGCCTACCTTGAAACGGTCGAAACCTTCGCCATAAACACCGATGACGGCACTCTGGCTGACAAAGGCGGTAGGATCTATCTCGTCGATAAGACGGAATATCTTCTGAGACTCACGCTGACGCGCCAATACAAACAGCATGTGGACATCCTTGCCACTGTAACAGCCATGACCATCCATCACCGTACAACCTCGGTCGGCGGCGGTATTGATGGCTGCACTGAGCTCCAGATATTTGTCGCTGATGATGAAGAACTGAACCGAACGGCGCAACGCATTCACCACATGATCTACACAGAGCGACTGCACAAAAAGGCAGACATAACCGTAAATCACCATCTCCCAATTGCGCAATACCAGATAAGAACTGGTGATGATACACAGGTCGCAAATCATGATGGCATGACCCAGGGAAATGTTCCAGTACTTGTTGATCATCGCCGCTACGGTATCAGAACCACCCGTAGAACCATTGCAGGAAAGACCCAGACCGGCACTGCTGCCCATGAAGAACGCACCGATGACCGTTGCCATGAACGGCTGGTCGTGAAGCAGCGGCGTCATGCCTACCGTATGCGTCTCTATCAGACGGGTAGTTAAGGCAAAGATACCAACACCATAGATGGTCTTCAGACAGAACTTATAGCCCAGAATGCGGAATGCGATGAGAAGCAGGAACACATTGAGCGCCAGATAAGATACAGATGCCGGGATGCCAAATCCCCAGTAAAGGATAGAAGCGATACCTCCTACACCACCCATCGTGATATGATTGGGAAGCAGGAAGATGTTCAAACCGATACTACCTTCTATCATCGCCAGGGCAATGATAACGTAGTCGCGGATTTCATGAAGTTTTGTTTTTCTCGTCATATAAATATAAGTATTTCTTAAAATGCGGTGCAAAGGTACTAAAAAATAAGTAAAAAAAGAACAGCTACGTGAAATATTACTTAAAAAACAAATCTTTTTTATGAAACCGGCACCTTAATTCGAAAAGATTTCCTATTTTTGCAGAAACTATGCATTATTAATTATCAAAAAATTCTAGTCTATGGCTAATTACGAAAATGAAATCAACTCGTGGCCAGTCCTGAAAAACGGACTGCACTACAAATGGCTTGTCGACTACGCTGCATTCAGCGCCTTCGGTACTTTTGAACTCACAGCAGAGGAATGGGAAAAACGTGACCTTATCGCCAACTTTAAAGGTAACTCTGAGCTCACTACGGAGATGGACCATCAGGAAGCCCTGAAGAAGGCTATCAAAATGGTATCAGACAAGCTGAAGAGTCTTTTGGGCAAAGAGGCAGCACAGTTTACCCTGGTCTGCATTCCTGCTGCTCTTGAGGCGCATACCAAGCGCCGTTTCAAGGAGTTCAGCGAGGAGATATGCAAGGCTACGGGCATGACCAACGCCTACCCTGCCTTCAGCTACACACATGATGTAGATGAAGATGGCGATCCTGTAGATGAACTCCATATTGACGAGGCTTTCTTCCAGGGCAAAAAGATTATTCTCTTTGATGACATCATCGCATCCGGCAATTCGGTAGCCAAGTTTGCCGACCAGCTGGAAGGATATGGTGCCAAGGTTGAACTGGCGCTAGCACTGGGAAAAAAGATTTCTGACGGCTATGACCAGAAATAAGATACTATAAATTAATAGTTTTTTAGGCACGTATTACCGTGCCTAAAAAACACCGTTTTTCATCAGAAAGCGATTTGCTTTCCCTTTTCTATGAACTCTGCATTCACGATGTCGATATCCTTCCACATCGCCATATCCGACTCCAATGCGGCAAGGCTTGAGATATCCTCGCCATAACTGAAGAGGCGCTCTATCATCACACCATAGGTAAGATGCTCTATCTTCTCTATCGGATGAAGAACCACCGATTCCTCAAAACTGCTTTTCTTACCATTCCGGATTTCTACCAGCAAACGGGCACATAACAACTCCTTAACCGACTGGTTGACAATCTGTTGAGGTATCTTCGTTAAATCATGAATTTCTTTCGGAGTATACGCCTGTTCGCCCTGATTGAACCGACGACATACCAGATGCATTACTACCCCACAAACCTTGATGCGCTGCACCAGTTTCAGATGATCGTACTGCAAATCACCATCATAATAATGGATGTTCTGGTTGGTATGACAAAGCAAGGCGCCAAACACTACGATAGCCCACGAAATCTGAAGCCATAACAGGAAAAGCGGAATGGCTGCCAGCGAACCATAGATGACATTGTAGCTAGAAAGGAAAACCTGCAGATAGATATATCCATACTGAAGTGCCGTCATGCAGACACCCGCCAGGAACGATGGAACCAGGGTACTGCGAACCCGGATATAGGTATTCGGGATGACATAATAGCAGAACACGAAGAACAGGAACATCGGAACAAAAGCCGCCAGATGAAGGATGAACGAAGGAATGGTATCACCGATATCCGCTATCCTGTCTACATTATCCACCATATTCACCGTCCATACATTGATGCTCGAAGCAAAGAGTATCAGCAGTCCCAGACCAAACAGAATGGTAGGATATTCGGTAACAATCTGCTTCCACGAACGCTCGCCCGTATGCCAGATGTCATCGAAGGTAAGCTCTATCTTCTGCATCAGCGAAACGATGGTATAGAGAAACATTACGATACCCGTACCGATGATATAGTTGCTCTGCGTATTCTCGATATAATTGTGAACGAAGTTAACGATGGTCTGCGCTACAACGGGCTGTGCCTCGAAGGTGGTAGAGAGCCAGGATTCGAGCAGAGAGGCATAGCCGAAACCACGGGCTATGACAAACATCATAGCCATGAAAGGTATCAGAGCCATGAAGGAGGCAAAAGTCAAAGCTGCCACATCCCTCGCCCACATATCCTTGAGATAGAAGATGCGACCGGCAAGCATACCCATCTTGATCCAAGACTTGAGTCTGCCCCGAAAGTCTTTGATATTAGAAGAATTGAACTCTCTGATATCTTCGTAAAAACCTAGTATTCTGTTTATTACCCCCATAAGTTTAAAGTATTGGTTTCACGATAAAACATCAAATCCCTCCACAACACCACCGGGATGCCGTGAAGGGATTTGTCTTAGTATAAATTGCTACAGTTCTATGGATTAATAGAACTTGAAGTAGTTGCGAGCATTGTTGTAAGAGATATCCTCTACCATACGAGAGAGGCTCTCCATGTCGTTAGGAAGCAAGCCCTTCTCAACATCATTGCCGAGAAGGTTGCAGAGCAAACGACGGAAGTACTCGTGACGTGGGTAGCTGAGGAATGAACGTGAGTCGGTCAACATACCTACGAAACGGCTCAGGAGACCCAATACAGAGAGTGCGTTCATCTGGCGGGTCATACCATCGAGCTGATCGTTGAACCACCAGCCAGAACCAAACTGAATCTTACCTGGGCAAGAACCATCCTGGAAGTTACCGAGCATAGTAGCGATTACCTCGTTGGCACATGGGTTCAATGTATAGAGGATAGTACGTGTGAGCTTACCCTCCATGTTGAGCTCATTGAGGAAGCTGCTCATAGCCTTGGCTGTAGTGAACTCACCGATAGAATCGAAACCGGTATCAGCACCGAGCTTGTTGTACATCAGCGTATTGTTGTCGCGGATAGCACCATAGTGGTACTGCTGTGTCCAGTCGGCAGCGTGATCCATCTCAGCGCAAACCTTGAGGAATGCATGCTTGTACTGACGGATTTCGAGAGCAGAAAGCTGCTGGCCACGCATAGCCTTGGCGAAGATAGTCTCAATCTGAGAATCTGTGTATGGCTCATCGTAGAACTCCTCGATACCGTGGTCGCTCAACTTACAGCCGTTCTCAGTAAAGAAGTCGTGACGCTTCTGCAAAGCATCAACCATATCCTGGAATGTAACGAGGTTAACACCTGCTACCTCACCGAGCTTGTTCATATAGTCAGCGAAATCTGGCTTCTCGATGTTCATAGCCTTGTCAGGACGCCAAGCAGGAATCATCTTGATTTCGAAACCGCTCTCACGTGTCTGCTTGTGGTAACGCAGGTCATCGATTGGGTCGTCTGTAGTACAAACGCACTCTACGTTATAATGACGCATCAAACCACGAGCGCTGAACTCAGGCAACTGCAACTTCTCGTTACACTCATCGTAGATTTCACGGGCAGTCTTAGGGCTGAGCTGCTTATCAATACCGAAAGCAGTCTTGAGCTCCAGATGAGTCCAGTGATAGAGAGGGTTACGGAAAGTATAAGGCACTGTTTCAGCCCACTTCTCGAACTTCTCCCAGTCGCTGGTATCAGTACCTGTGCAGAAGCGCTCATCTACACCGTTGGTACGCATAGCACGCCACTTGTAGTGGTCGCCGCCGAGCCAAAGTTCTGTAATACTCTTAAACTTGTGATCATTGGCTACCATCTCAGGGATGAGGTGGCAGTGATAATCGATAATTGGCATTTTAGCCGCATGATTGTGGAAAAGATCCTGTGCAGTCTTAGTGTCGAGCAGGAAGTTTTCATCCATAAATTGCTTCATAATTCGTTATCGTAGTTTTTAAATGTTTATTTATTCACTATGAATTGTAGCGCAAAGATACAACAAATATCGGAAAAAAGAATCGTTTAAGCGAAATATTTTTGATAATTTCACTTAAACGATTACGTTGGCTGTATTATACAATGATTCTTGTCTTATGATAGCTTTCACGGAACTCGCTTGGCGAGCATCCTTTCTTTTTCTTGAAGATGCGGTTGAAGTTGCTGAGATTGTTGAATCCGCAATCAAAGCCTATCTCGCTGATACTCTTGGCGGTATCTACCAGCATGCGGGCAGCATACCCCAGACGCAGGTCGATGATATACTCAGAGATATTTCTGCCGGTATGAAGCTTGAAGAAACGGCTGAACGCACTGCTGCTCATGCCTGCCAGCGAGGCAAGCTCCGGCAGACGGAGTTCATCCATATAGTTCTTGGAGATGAAATTCTTCACCTTCAGAATGCGCCGGCTATCGTCTTCTACCGTTACCTTGGCATAACTGCTTGAAGCCAGGGTGCGGGCATTTTCGCAGCGTGACAGTTCGTAGAGAATGGTCAGGAACTGCTGTACGGCATAGAAACCGTCTTTTACGGAACTTAAAGTATCGAGCATTCCGTATACCTTCATGATTGCCTGCATCGGGAATGAGAGTCCCTTCTTCGCTTCCTGCATCATACGGGTAATACTGGCGTAGGGATTTCTTCCGAAGAGCGTTTCATCACTCATGGAGAAATCAAACTGGACGGTAATCTCACGGATGTCATCGCTGTGGCATTCGTTCTGCTCCCATACATGCTCCAGATCGGGCGATGTGATGAGACAGAGATCATAGTCGCCTATCACCTCCTGCGAATCTCCAACGATTCTTCTTACTCCCTTTGCATTCTCAACAAAGTTCAACTCGTACACCGAATGGTTATGGATAGGATAAGTAAACTCCTTCTTGTGTCGGTCTGCAATATAGAGCACATCCTTACCCATCAGCGGTGTTATCTCGTGTATGATTCTTCTATCATCTACCATGGTACTAAATGATTAACAACTAATCACTATTTTAGATATTCAAAGTCTTCAGAATATCGCTCATCTTCTGCTTGGTTGCAATACGGGTAGGAACCAGAGGCAGACGGAGCTCATTCTCGATGAAGCCCATATCATTGAGGAGCGCCTTTACGCCGGCAGGGTTACCGTCAACGAAGAGCAGACTGTAGAGCTCGGTAAAAGAATGATGAATCTTACGCGCTGGTTCATATTCGCCACGGAACTCGAGACGGATCATACGGCTGAAAGCCTTAGGCAGGGCATTGCCGATAACAGAGATAACGCCGGCAGCACCACTGACAATCATTGAGAAGGTAAGCGCATCATCGCCGCTGATAACATCAAAATTATCAGGCTTGTTCTTGATAATCTCATCTACCTGCTCCAGGCTGCCACTAGCCTCCTTCACGGCTACCACATTAGGGAAGTCGCGGGCGATACGGCAGGTTGTTTCAGGCTTCATGTTGATACCGGTTCTGCCAGGAACATTGTAGAGCACGATAGGCAGCGGACTAACCTGGGCGATGGCCTTGAAGTGCTGATAGAGACCTTCCTGAGAAGGTTTGTTGTAGTAAGGACAGATACTGAGGATGCCATCGATGCCACTCCAGTCGGTGTTCTTGATTTCTTCAACGACAGCAGCAGTATTATTACCGCCACAATATTTCAATATCTTGATGCGACCCTTGTTCACGTCTTTCACCAATTCTGTGATTTTATCTTTCTCTTCCTGTGTAAGACATGGAGCCTCACCAGTTGTGGCAAGGATGCAAAGGAAGTCTGCACCATTGTCAATTTGAAACTCTACCAATCGCTTGAGCGACTGATAATCAACCGAGCCATCGGTGTTGAAAGGAGTAATAAGGGCAACACCTAAACCCTTGAATATGTTCTGTGCCATAATCTATAATATCAAAAACGTTGGCAAAAGTACATAATTATTGTCAATTTGCAAAATAAAAATGAACTTTTCTTTCAAGATTGTACCATTTTTGAAAAAAATCTGTATTATTATACCATATTTCACGTTTTTTTAGTAACTTTGCACCCGAATTAAGCAAAGAACGTAGAACAAATCAAAGCTCAAAGTTCATAGCAAAAAAACAAAAAAGTTCAAAGATCATCATGAGATATTTCATATTCTTCGGTTACGACGGCACCAACTACCACGGCTGGCAGATTCAGCCCAATGCCAATTCGGTGCAGCAGGAGTTGCAGCGCGCCCTCTCCATACTTATGAGAAAGGAAATGGAGGTGGTGGGAGCAGGAAGGACCGATACCGGCGTACATGCCCGACACATGGCAGCCCACTTCGATACCGACAGGATTCCGATGGAACCCGACCAGCTGGTATACCGCCTGAACCGCATCCTGCCCCGCGACATCGCCGTATACGAATTAAGGGAGGTAGCCCCGGAGCTGCATGCCCGCTTCTCTGCCATCTCGCGCACATACCATTATTATATACATACGCAGAAA from the Segatella copri genome contains:
- a CDS encoding HU family DNA-binding protein, giving the protein MILIKLAKNKNKTIKEAYGKYYARPVVTETIGIDELAEHMASHNTPFSKGAIKGLLTDMVSCVKELVLQNKAVKIDNLAIFSIGIINKMGAASIKEWSLAKFVEGYRLRARATGKLSNTQLSLDANAKNAMDLLNSSESAAGDTTTGDTTQGGGTTAGGGTSQGGTSQGGSTDGTGDNGDGLE
- a CDS encoding smalltalk protein; protein product: MKKVNWKTIINFLITVLTAVASSFCVQNC
- a CDS encoding N-acetylmuramoyl-L-alanine amidase; its protein translation is MTQKHRSISLIVIHCSATRVTQDFTFEQLEACHLARGFKSIGYHYYITKDGVVYPGRPESEVGAHARHYNAHSIGICYEGGLDKNGKSADTRTPAQNQALYSLLESLCLSYPDAEILGHRDLPNVHKDCPSFDVKRWLKQVDFHI
- a CDS encoding YitT family protein produces the protein MTRKTKLHEIRDYVIIALAMIEGSIGLNIFLLPNHITMGGVGGIASILYWGFGIPASVSYLALNVFLLLIAFRILGYKFCLKTIYGVGIFALTTRLIETHTVGMTPLLHDQPFMATVIGAFFMGSSAGLGLSCNGSTGGSDTVAAMINKYWNISLGHAIMICDLCIITSSYLVLRNWEMVIYGYVCLFVQSLCVDHVVNALRRSVQFFIISDKYLELSAAINTAADRGCTVMDGHGCYSGKDVHMLFVLARQRESQKIFRLIDEIDPTAFVSQSAVIGVYGEGFDRFKVGKKIGLPKKK
- a CDS encoding phosphoribosyltransferase yields the protein MANYENEINSWPVLKNGLHYKWLVDYAAFSAFGTFELTAEEWEKRDLIANFKGNSELTTEMDHQEALKKAIKMVSDKLKSLLGKEAAQFTLVCIPAALEAHTKRRFKEFSEEICKATGMTNAYPAFSYTHDVDEDGDPVDELHIDEAFFQGKKIILFDDIIASGNSVAKFADQLEGYGAKVELALALGKKISDGYDQK
- a CDS encoding YihY/virulence factor BrkB family protein, whose product is MGVINRILGFYEDIREFNSSNIKDFRGRLKSWIKMGMLAGRIFYLKDMWARDVAALTFASFMALIPFMAMMFVIARGFGYASLLESWLSTTFEAQPVVAQTIVNFVHNYIENTQSNYIIGTGIVMFLYTIVSLMQKIELTFDDIWHTGERSWKQIVTEYPTILFGLGLLILFASSINVWTVNMVDNVDRIADIGDTIPSFILHLAAFVPMFLFFVFCYYVIPNTYIRVRSTLVPSFLAGVCMTALQYGYIYLQVFLSSYNVIYGSLAAIPLFLLWLQISWAIVVFGALLCHTNQNIHYYDGDLQYDHLKLVQRIKVCGVVMHLVCRRFNQGEQAYTPKEIHDLTKIPQQIVNQSVKELLCARLLVEIRNGKKSSFEESVVLHPIEKIEHLTYGVMIERLFSYGEDISSLAALESDMAMWKDIDIVNAEFIEKGKQIAF
- the uxaC gene encoding glucuronate isomerase codes for the protein MKQFMDENFLLDTKTAQDLFHNHAAKMPIIDYHCHLIPEMVANDHKFKSITELWLGGDHYKWRAMRTNGVDERFCTGTDTSDWEKFEKWAETVPYTFRNPLYHWTHLELKTAFGIDKQLSPKTAREIYDECNEKLQLPEFSARGLMRHYNVECVCTTDDPIDDLRYHKQTRESGFEIKMIPAWRPDKAMNIEKPDFADYMNKLGEVAGVNLVTFQDMVDALQKRHDFFTENGCKLSDHGIEEFYDEPYTDSQIETIFAKAMRGQQLSALEIRQYKHAFLKVCAEMDHAADWTQQYHYGAIRDNNTLMYNKLGADTGFDSIGEFTTAKAMSSFLNELNMEGKLTRTILYTLNPCANEVIATMLGNFQDGSCPGKIQFGSGWWFNDQLDGMTRQMNALSVLGLLSRFVGMLTDSRSFLSYPRHEYFRRLLCNLLGNDVEKGLLPNDMESLSRMVEDISYNNARNYFKFY
- a CDS encoding AraC family transcriptional regulator, whose protein sequence is MVDDRRIIHEITPLMGKDVLYIADRHKKEFTYPIHNHSVYELNFVENAKGVRRIVGDSQEVIGDYDLCLITSPDLEHVWEQNECHSDDIREITVQFDFSMSDETLFGRNPYASITRMMQEAKKGLSFPMQAIMKVYGMLDTLSSVKDGFYAVQQFLTILYELSRCENARTLASSSYAKVTVEDDSRRILKVKNFISKNYMDELRLPELASLAGMSSSAFSRFFKLHTGRNISEYIIDLRLGYAARMLVDTAKSISEIGFDCGFNNLSNFNRIFKKKKGCSPSEFRESYHKTRIIV
- the dapA gene encoding 4-hydroxy-tetrahydrodipicolinate synthase, translated to MAQNIFKGLGVALITPFNTDGSVDYQSLKRLVEFQIDNGADFLCILATTGEAPCLTQEEKDKITELVKDVNKGRIKILKYCGGNNTAAVVEEIKNTDWSGIDGILSICPYYNKPSQEGLYQHFKAIAQVSPLPIVLYNVPGRTGINMKPETTCRIARDFPNVVAVKEASGSLEQVDEIIKNKPDNFDVISGDDALTFSMIVSGAAGVISVIGNALPKAFSRMIRLEFRGEYEPARKIHHSFTELYSLLFVDGNPAGVKALLNDMGFIENELRLPLVPTRIATKQKMSDILKTLNI